The genomic stretch CTTGACATCCTCCCCGCCGTTCTGACCGGCAAGGATGTCATCCCGCCAGCGCCTCGATCAACGCCCGAGACGCTGCCGACAATCTCCGATGCGGTGCATAGATCAACGAGAACGGCCGGCTCCTGCCGCGCAGCTCGGGCAACACCTCCACCAGCTGCCCCCGACGTATACGCTCCTGCGCGATGAAATCGTAGGTCTGGCACACCCCCACACCCTGCTCCGCCAGCGACACCATCCCCAACACGTCATCCGACACCTGGATGCCCGCGGGCGCTGTCCAATCGACGTCCCCTGACTGGGTGCTGAATAGCCAGGGCGCGATCCGCCCGGTGCTCGGCAGCACGAAGGGCACACACACGTGCTGAGCCAGCTCCTCGAGCGTGCGCGGGGTTCCCCTGCGCTTGAGATACGTCGGTGACGCCACCAGACACAGCGTCGCATCTTCCAGCTTGCGGGCCACCAACCCACTGTCGGGCAACTGGCCCAGGCGTATCGCCATGTCGAACCCCTCGGCCACC from Caldimonas brevitalea encodes the following:
- a CDS encoding LysR family transcriptional regulator; protein product: MARRFDHLADVEAFVAVVDHGSLTAGAVALSTTASVLSRAIARLEGRLGTQLLRRTTRRLSLTDAGRLYLEQARTAFSLFDSVEREIQGQEGEQLSGRVRLTVPTTYGHYRLPSRLQGFLAQHPQVQLELNITNRNVDLVAEGFDMAIRLGQLPDSGLVARKLEDATLCLVASPTYLKRRGTPRTLEELAQHVCVPFVLPSTGRIAPWLFSTQSGDVDWTAPAGIQVSDDVLGMVSLAEQGVGVCQTYDFIAQERIRRGQLVEVLPELRGRSRPFSLIYAPHRRLSAASRALIEALAG